DNA from Pseudomonas putida:
CCCATAGGTTTGACGCAGCTCACGCCGGGAATGTCGTTTAGCAGCTCGTAGGTGCGGTTGCGCTGCTCGAGCAGGCGGCCGGGCGGTAGCACCAGGTCATTGATGCTCTGGTAGCCACCCAGGGCGGTCTGGATTGCATGCTGGGCCGGGACGTTGGCGCACAGGCGCATGTTGGCCAGCATGTCGATGCCTTCGATGTAGCTCTGGGCGTGCTGCTTGGGCCCGGAAATGATCAGCCAGCCGGAGCGGAAGCCCGCCACCCGGTACGACTTGGACAGGCCGTTGAAGGTCAGGCACAGCAGGTCTGGGGCCAGCGACGCGGTGCTGATGTGCACGGCTTCGTCATAGAGAATCTTGTCGTAGATCTCGTCGGAGAACACCACCAGGTTGTGCTGGCGGGCCAGCTCCAGCATGCCCAGCAGCAGTTCCTTGGAGTACACCGCACCGGTAGGGTTGTTCGGGTTGATGATCACCAGGGCCTTGGTGTTTGGGGTGATCTTGGCCTTGATGTCGTCCAGGTCCGGGAACCAGTCGGCCTGCTCGTCGCACAAGTAGTGCACAGGCTTGCCGCCCGCCAGGCTGACGGCGGCGGTCCACAGGGGGTAGTCCGGGGCGGGGATCAGCACTT
Protein-coding regions in this window:
- a CDS encoding pyridoxal phosphate-dependent aminotransferase yields the protein MQFSKSNKLANVCYDIRGPVLKHAKRLEEEGHRILKLNIGNPAPFGFEAPDEILQDVIRNLPTAQGYSDSKGLFSARKAVMQYCQQKQIEGVGIEDIYLGNGVSELIVMSMQALLNNGDEVLIPAPDYPLWTAAVSLAGGKPVHYLCDEQADWFPDLDDIKAKITPNTKALVIINPNNPTGAVYSKELLLGMLELARQHNLVVFSDEIYDKILYDEAVHISTASLAPDLLCLTFNGLSKSYRVAGFRSGWLIISGPKQHAQSYIEGIDMLANMRLCANVPAQHAIQTALGGYQSINDLVLPPGRLLEQRNRTYELLNDIPGVSCVKPMGALYAFPKIDPKVCPIHNDEKFVLDLLLSEKLLIVQGTAFNWPWPDHFRVVTLPRVDDLEQAIGRIGNFLRTYQQ